Proteins encoded together in one Miscanthus floridulus cultivar M001 chromosome 16, ASM1932011v1, whole genome shotgun sequence window:
- the LOC136514071 gene encoding LOB domain-containing protein 6-like encodes MAASSASSVPVVSTGFVITVASPPPTGGGGGSISAASTGGGGGGVGGTGTGSPCAACKFLRRKCHPDCVFAPYFPPDNPQKFVHVHRVFGASNVTKILNELHPYQREDAVNSLAYEADMRLRDPIYGCVGVISILQHRLRLVQQELARASYELSKYQAAAEAAAASVAVGSHVAAAGMAADFVGNAVANCTQNFINVGHSTAAAASISGAGGFMQQDNFASVQMLARSYEGEVEAARAGMNGGGGGYGFAYSSAMGVGHGVVSGLGQQINGGQFLKPSTTGGDDQPTATQ; translated from the exons ATGGCCGCCTCGTCAGCATCATCGGTGCCGGTCGTCTCCACGGGATTCGTGATCACTGTGGCCTCGCCGCCGCCCACGGGTGGCGGTGGTGGGTCGATCTCTGCTGCTAgcacaggcggcggcggcggcggcgtcggcggcacAGGCACAGGCTCGCCGTGCGCGGCGTGCAAGTTCCTGCGGCGCAAGTGCCATCCAGACTGCGTGTTTGCGCCCTATTTCCCGCCGGACAACCCGCAGAAGTTCGTGCACGTGCACCGCGTCTTCGGCGCCAGCAACGTGACCAAGATCCTCAACGAGCTCCACCCCTACCAGCGCGAGGACGCCGTCAACTCGCTCGCCTACGAGGCCGACATGCGCCTCCGAGACCCCATCTACGGCTGCGTCGGCGTCATCTCCATCCTCCAGCACCGCCTCCGTCTCGTCCAGCAggagctcgcccgcgccagcTACGAGCtgtccaagtaccag GCGGCGGCGGAAGCCGCGGCGGCCTCTGTGGCCGTGGGATCCCATGTTGCGGCAGCAGGGATGGCAGCAGATTTCGTAGGCAACGCAGTGGCCAATTGCACGCAAAACTTTATCAATGTCGGGCactccacggcggcggcggcgtcgatcAGTGGAGCTGGCGGGTTCATGCAGCAAGACAACTTCGCCTCCGTGCAGATGCTGGCCAGGAGCTACGAAGGTGAAGTTGAAGCTGCGAGGGCGGGCATGAACGGAGGTGGAGGTGGCTATGGCTTCGCGTACTCGTCGGCCATGGGCGTCGGGCACGGTGTAGTGTCTGGTCTTGGGCAGCAGATCAACGGTGGACAGTTCTTGAAGCCCAGCACGACCGGCGGGGATGACCAGCCCACTGCCACGCAGTAG